Proteins encoded in a region of the Methanofollis tationis genome:
- a CDS encoding helix-turn-helix transcriptional regulator: protein MRDPELEILAALDTAPSHVYGLKFRLEERDLHKSHSDLYKMINSLERKGLVSYVREPSGIGPERKVYSVTDAGREALLDARKRGIGLIIEDYYRFIAAAFQDLMVTEFESERPLERIALLTDPFRGEQAALFAAATADLTGDIPERLLVSSEGTTKEGFLPVATRQERLPFRDQTFDLVIAPALAGADLGVVLPEIARVLAPDAQLVTFLPLTREMAEASLIGGFLLREIATLSPEMQIWRQVDFLRELDAHFDVMSVNYLEFSLIFCRPKDAGL, encoded by the coding sequence ATGCGTGACCCTGAGCTGGAGATCCTCGCCGCCCTCGACACCGCGCCCTCCCATGTGTACGGGCTGAAGTTCCGCCTCGAAGAGCGCGATCTCCACAAAAGTCACAGCGATCTCTACAAAATGATCAATTCCCTCGAACGAAAGGGGCTTGTCTCCTATGTCAGGGAACCGAGCGGGATCGGACCGGAAAGAAAAGTATACTCTGTTACGGATGCCGGCCGGGAAGCCCTGCTCGACGCCCGCAAACGCGGGATCGGGCTGATCATCGAAGACTATTACCGTTTCATCGCCGCCGCCTTTCAGGATCTGATGGTGACCGAGTTCGAGAGCGAACGCCCGCTCGAGCGGATCGCACTCCTCACCGACCCCTTCAGAGGCGAGCAGGCGGCCCTCTTCGCTGCGGCGACCGCCGACCTGACCGGCGATATCCCTGAGCGCTTGCTCGTCAGCAGTGAAGGAACAACAAAGGAAGGATTTCTTCCCGTTGCCACCAGGCAGGAGCGCCTCCCCTTCAGGGATCAGACCTTCGATCTGGTCATCGCCCCGGCCCTTGCCGGGGCCGACCTTGGGGTGGTCCTGCCCGAGATCGCGCGGGTCCTCGCCCCGGATGCGCAGCTCGTCACGTTCCTGCCGCTCACCAGGGAGATGGCCGAGGCCTCCCTCATCGGCGGTTTTCTCCTGAGAGAGATCGCCACGCTCTCCCCGGAGATGCAGATCTGGCGGCAGGTCGATTTCCTCAGGGAGCTCGACGCTCACTTCGATGTCATGAGCGTCAACTATCTGGAGTTCTCCCTCATATTCTGCCGGCCGAAAGATGCTGGCCTCTAA